The Pseudomonas sp. LFM046 region GACACGCAATGAAAAGTCTCGAGGTGGCGATGGCGGCACACTGGGCGCACCTACAACAAGAAATTGCTCCATGCCGGTTCGGCCGGGATGGCGGAGGACCACCATGCGCCACTATCTCGCTTTCCTCATTGCACCTGCTCTGCTGGGCGCCATGCTTCTGGCTTCTCTGCTGAGCGACCCGCAAGCTCACTACTCGAACGCTGCCTTCGGCGTTCCACTGGTCAGCCTCGGCGAGATCTTCCAGTAACCGTCGTTACCGCCCAGACGGTCGCACTGAAGCCGGTTCAGAGCGGCCCGACTTCCGTCTTGCCATCACTTCGATCGTTCATCCAGCGCAGGACCTGCTCGCCGAATTCCGGGGGAGCCTTGCGCGCCACGCGGCGGACCAGATCGAGCACGGTCTGCTGGGCCAGCGCTTCTTCCATGCGCTGCTGGGCCTGCATCATCACCGCGTGAATGGAGCAGGGGCCCATCGTGGCCCAATCCGGCGCAGGGCAGTTGCCGTCGAAAAGCGCACAGCGCTCCCGCACGTCCCGACACTCGAAAATCTGCTTGTCCCCGTCGATGGCGCGGACGATGTCCAGCACCGTGATCTCGTCCGCCGGCCGTGCCAGGCGGAAACCGCCGCGCACGCCTTCGGTGGCCTTCACCAGTCCCGCCTTGGCCAGGCGGGTGAAGACCTTGGCCAGCAATTCCGGGGGAACGCCCTGCAGCTCAGCCAGGGCGCGCACGCTGGCTTCGCGGCCATCGCCTTTCTCGTCTGTCAGGTAGAGGAGGCAGTGGATGCCGTACTCAACCCCCGCGCTATACAACGCCATTTATAACTCCGACTACTACAATCGCCTTTATTGGGCCTTTCTTTGACGCCATGCCGTTTTCAGGATGGCTTGCACGCGGTGCTATCACGTCCGGCAATGGCTCAATGCTAATGGGTCTGCGGTAATAGACCCAGATTTATTGAGGTCTGGAAACGATGATGGCGACGAGCGGGGCACCGGGCAAGAAAAAAAGCTTGCCGATTTTAACTGCGATCAATACAGTCGTAGTTAGTCGGTGTGGTTCGAGACAAGAACCTCAGAATCCGGCAGGACCATGTCGGGCGTGCCTGCCCGCGAGAACCTCACTTTTCGCCTTGTGGAGATACCCATGAAACAACGCATCCTGATCGTCGGCGCCGGCTTCGGCGGCATGTGGAGTGCCCTGAGCGCAGCCCGTCTGCTGGACCAGCATGGTCGCGACGATGTCGAGGTGGCGGTACTTGCGCCCCAGGCCGAACTGCGGATCCGTCCGCGCTTCTATGAGCCGGACGTACACAAGATGGTGGCGCCGCTGGGCGAGCTGTTCGACGCGGTGGGCGTGAGCTTCGTGCAGGGCTCTGCCGAGCGCATTGACGTTGAAGGCAAACGGGTGGGCTATCGCAACGCCCATGGCCAGTTCGCCGAACTGGGGTATGACCGCCTGATCCTGGCCACCGGCAGCCAGGTGGTACGTCCGGCGCTTGCCGGTGTCGAGCATGCGTTCGATGTGGATCAGTTGGAAGAAGCCGTGCGCCTGGAACGCCATATACAGAACCTGGCCGAGCGTCCGGCATCGAACAGCCGCAATACCGTGATCGTGGCTGGCGGAGGTTTCACCGGTATCGAGGCCGCCGCGGAAATGCCGGCGCGTCTGCGAGCAGCGCTGGGGGAGGGCGCCGATGTGCGGGTGATCGTCGTTGACCGTGGCAGTGAGATCGGCGCGGCACTGGGCGAAGGGCCGCGTGGCGCCATCGCCGAGGCATCCGCCGAACTGGGCCTGGAATGGCGCCTGAACAGCGCCGTGGCCTCTGTTGATAC contains the following coding sequences:
- a CDS encoding Rrf2 family transcriptional regulator, with product MALYSAGVEYGIHCLLYLTDEKGDGREASVRALAELQGVPPELLAKVFTRLAKAGLVKATEGVRGGFRLARPADEITVLDIVRAIDGDKQIFECRDVRERCALFDGNCPAPDWATMGPCSIHAVMMQAQQRMEEALAQQTVLDLVRRVARKAPPEFGEQVLRWMNDRSDGKTEVGPL
- a CDS encoding NAD(P)/FAD-dependent oxidoreductase, whose product is MKQRILIVGAGFGGMWSALSAARLLDQHGRDDVEVAVLAPQAELRIRPRFYEPDVHKMVAPLGELFDAVGVSFVQGSAERIDVEGKRVGYRNAHGQFAELGYDRLILATGSQVVRPALAGVEHAFDVDQLEEAVRLERHIQNLAERPASNSRNTVIVAGGGFTGIEAAAEMPARLRAALGEGADVRVIVVDRGSEIGAALGEGPRGAIAEASAELGLEWRLNSAVASVDTRGVTLASGERIDADTVVWTVGVRASSLTEQVPAERDGQGRLHVDANLQVPGFGGLFATGDVAKAACDDEGNHALMSCQHAIALGRSAGNNAAASLLGVEPIPYSQPKYVTCLDLGAWGAVFTEGWDRQIKFERQEGKAIKQQINGFWIYPPAADRAVALAAADPLIPVVA